The DNA window CCGGGAGCGGCCGGGCTGCCCGCGGGGAGAAGCTACGGGCCAGCCGGCCAGGGGGCCGCACAAGGCCGGGCCTGCccacctgcctgcctgcctgcctgcctgcctgcggGGGCAGCAGCCCGAGAAGCAGCCGCGCGGGGCTGCTCGCGCTCAGCTCCAGGGAATGCACCGCGCCCCCGAACCTCTGCAGACGCGGCCGAGCGCCCGGACGTGAGCCCGCAGAGCCGGAGCGGGAGCCGCGCGGGCAGGGGGCGTGTGCCGCCGGAGGACCCGCTGCCCTTTGGCCGGGAAGTCGCAGGCGCAGCGCCGGCCACATCCCTACCCCGAGCCCCAGCCAGCGAGCCAGAGACTCCCGCCCCTCTGCCCGAACATCCCCCCACCTCCTTCGTCCTTGGAGGAGAAGCGACTCCCCCCGCGCGCATCGGATCCAAGCCCGAGCCCCCGCCCTGCCCGCTGGACCACAGGCAGACAAAAGCCGGCGTAACGCGGAGCAGCGAGCGGCCAGGAGGAGAGCGATGCCCATGGAGCCCGGGCTGGACTGGGGCGCCCCGCTTCGAGGGCGCTGCGGCGGGTCCTGAGCTCCCGGACCCGCGCCCCAGCCGCCCCTCACCGCCCGGGTCCCCCGGAGATGCCCGTGCGCCCCCCCGGGGCAAGGACCTGAGCGGTGACCCTCAGTCTCTCCCTGGCGGGCAAGAGCCTGAGCAGGaccgggaggaggaggaggaggagggaagagaaaggaggaggagaaggaggaggagggaagagcgaggaggagagggaggggggctgCCCTGCCGCCCGCCCACTGTTGGCCCGCCACGGGCTTGCCCCTTGAAGAGGGCACCTCCCCGCCTCTGCCCCCTGGCCCCCGGCCCCCGGCGCTGTCCGAGGGCGCCTCGGCCGCTGCCGCCGCTGCTGTCCTGGCCAGCGTCATGGGCAACATCTCGTCCAACATCTCCGCCTTCCAGTCCTTGCACATCGTGATGCTGGGGCTCGACTCGGCGGGCAAGACCACGGTGCTGTACCGCCTCAAGTTCAACGAGTTTGTCAACACGGTGCCCACGATCGGCTTCAACACGGAGAAGATCAAGCTAAGCAACGGCACGGCCAAGGGCATCAGCTGCCACTTCTGGGACGTGGGCGGCCAGGAGAAGCTGCGGCCGCTCTGGAAGTCGTACAGCCGCTGCACGGACGGCATCATCTACGTGGTGGATTCGGTGGACGTCGACCGGCTGGAGGAGGCTAAAACCGAGCTGCACAAGGTGACCAAATTCGCGGAAAACCAGGGCACCCCGCTGCTCGTCATCGCCAACAAGCAGGACCTGCCCAAGTCGCTGCCCGTGGCCGAGATCGAGAAGCAGCTGGCCCTGCCCGAGCTCGTGCCGGCCACCACCTACCACGTCCAGCCCGCCTGTGCCATCATCGGCGAGGGCCTCACCGAGGGCATGGACAAGCTCTACGAGATGATTCTCAAGCGCAGGAAGTCCctgaagcagaagaagaagcggTAAAGGAGCGGCCCCCAAAGGACCCCGGGGCACAAGCTCCCTGCCTTCCCCCGCTCTGGCCCcggcacccctccccctccccctcccttctccggCACACACCCACTCGCACCCACCGTGGAACCCAGAAACGTGAACCAAAGCGACGCGTCGAGTTTTCCAAACGAGAATCGAACACTATTGATAGCCAGCGACAGTGAGCGGGAACCCCGGACCCTGGCACTGCCCCCCTCCCGGATTTTGACTTGTCAGCCTGGGACAGGTTGGTCACCAGCTCCACAGCAGGCCAGGCAAGTGGAGAGAAAGGCCCGCGGAACGAACGCCCATCCCCCTGGTgggctgcctgcctgcctgctggAAGGGCCCTTTGTTTGATCTCACCCCCTTTCCCACGGgctaggaggagggggaggggcctgGAGGAAGAAGACTAGGAGGCACGGGGGATGGGGCTTAGGGGTGATGACTTGAGGGTTGCAACCTGCTGGGTCCGCCCTCCTGGTGGGAAGCGGAGGACGGCTTAGGGGGCCCCTGCGGGAAGGCCTAATGTCTTGAAACTCTCCAGCAGAATTAAGAACTTGGGCctccttccaccaccaccaccccctccccccagccaatTGCACCTGTGGGTTCTTAGAGGTACGGAGGTCGCGTCCCCTCCAGGCTCCCTACCCAGAGAAGGGTCATGGGGGACAGCTCCAGCTGCTGTTTGGATTGATGGGCCAGCCCAGCCGGGTTTTGAGAATCCCTTTCACGGAACAGGGCAGGCCCCTGTTTGCTATTCCTTTGCTCCTGCCCTGGGCCCTAGccaggtggatggatggatgtttgtTCGGGGGGAGTCCCTGCTGCCGCATAGCAGACTTGGATCACTGGAAACCCAGCCAAGAGCCTGGCTAAGGGAAAACCACTGTAGAAAACGCCCGTTTCTTTCACAGGATGAGAACTGCCTTtcatccctctccccccaccccccaggtccGGCATCTTTGCCGCGGTTTGGATCCAGCCCATGTGTAGGTCATTAGCCCACAAACAAAGAAACCAGTAACAATTAAGAAACCGTTGCCTGGTGGGGGTGGTCGAAGGTCCATTTATTGCCGGAAATCTAGTTAAGAGTATTCAAATGGCAAGACTTGTTCTGGCTGGATGGGAAGAGGCTGAGGGGGAGCGTCTCAGTATGCTAGGATGGACAGAAATGCCTGGGTCCATCCATGTGGGATTTAAAGGTCTCTTGACGGGCCGGTTGGCTGGCTTGCAAGCTAGCAGCCCCTGCCCAGCCCATGGTTGGTCTTTTCATCTAACACCAGCTCTAGGCTGTATTGAGGATGATTTTTGCAAGGCTTGCCTTTTGTCATGTGAAC is part of the Dromiciops gliroides isolate mDroGli1 chromosome 4, mDroGli1.pri, whole genome shotgun sequence genome and encodes:
- the ARL4C gene encoding ADP-ribosylation factor-like protein 4C; this translates as MGNISSNISAFQSLHIVMLGLDSAGKTTVLYRLKFNEFVNTVPTIGFNTEKIKLSNGTAKGISCHFWDVGGQEKLRPLWKSYSRCTDGIIYVVDSVDVDRLEEAKTELHKVTKFAENQGTPLLVIANKQDLPKSLPVAEIEKQLALPELVPATTYHVQPACAIIGEGLTEGMDKLYEMILKRRKSLKQKKKR